A DNA window from Hemiscyllium ocellatum isolate sHemOce1 chromosome 48, sHemOce1.pat.X.cur, whole genome shotgun sequence contains the following coding sequences:
- the LOC132836915 gene encoding prenylcysteine oxidase 1-like translates to MTPDGTSHDLTEAVVGAGVSGCSSARFLRQVFGSGVPIDVYESESVGGTMATAWLNGQEYEMGEEVCPEPGSEGEEVVFEESKWFLVNIVKLLWRYGLDYIRTKGWLDAHMHNFLKIYQLQARAQCSRSAERLLQEAGGLDLAQLTQLSISDALREVGIGQLFLDEMVTPIVRLTYGQDTNVSAFAGMMALTAVHSDLWAVEGGNKLLCSGLLYSAKVNLIKGKVTAITSKRRLLRTGEELLLYELSYEDGPGHGYGLYDIVVVTAGEISGSGGPTVRRQPRVVTLVDGCLNTSSFGRHSPDSLPDSLILTASRSPTTVMATMVTRGVRSLPDPLPQPPCARTWRLLSAEPLTRETLDHLFPSVRAVRQSRWLSGVPNPIAVQRHPSFAVHGHLYRLSPSEGATGTAELAVIWAQNAAMLAHRRWHRGSEREGRSVPRGSLRLEL, encoded by the exons ATGACCCCAGATGGGACTAGCCATGACCTGACTGAAG CGGTGGTTGGTGCTGGTGTCAGTGGATGTTCCTCAGCCCGGTTCCTGCGTCAGGTGTTCGGTTCCGGGGTGCCTATCGATGTGTACGAGAGCGAGTCGGTGGGTGGAACCATGGCGACAGCCTGGCTGAATGGCCAGGAGTATGAAATGGGA GAAGAAGTTTGCCCAGAGCCTGG GTCTGAAGGAGAGGAGGTGGTGTTTGAGGAGAGTAAATGGTTCCTCGTCAACATCGTCAAGCTGCTGTGGAGGTACGGCCTGGACTACATCCGGACAAAGGGCTGGCTGGACGCTCATATGCACAACTTCCTGAA GATTTATCAGCTCCAGGCCCGCGCTCAGTGCTCCAGGAGTGCAGAGAGACTTCTGCAGGAGGCAGGGGGCCTGGACCTGGCACAGCTCACCCAGCTCTCCATCTCCGACGCCTTGCGGGAGGTGGGCATTGGCCAACTGTTCCTGGACGAGATGGTCACCCCCATCGTGCGGCTCACTTACGGCCAAGACACCAACGTCAGTGCCTTCGCAG gtatgatggCCCTGACTGCGGTACACTCTGACCTCTGGGCTGTGGAAGGAGGGAACAAACTCCTGTGTTCTGGCTTGCTCTACTCAGCCAAAGTTAACCTCATCAAAGGCAAGGTCACAGCAATAACCTCCAAGAGGCGGCTGCTACGCACTG gcGAAGAGCTGCTGCTGTACGAGCTGAGCTATGAGGACGGCCCGGGACATGGTTATGGTCTGTACGACATTGTGGTGGTAACTGCGGGCGAGATCTCTGGGAGCGGAGGACCCACTGTTCGGCGCCAGCCCAGGGTGGTCACTCTTGTCGATGGTTGCTTGAACACTTCATCCTTTGGGCGCCACAGCCCTGACTCTCTCCCAGACTCCCTCATTCTCACCGCCTCCCGCTCTCCTACCACTGTCATGGCCACCATGGTGACCAGGGGCGTCCGCTCCCTCCCCGATCCCCTGCCCCAGCCTCCTTGTGCCCGGACCTGGAGGCTGCTATCGGCCGAGCCTCTGACCCGGGAGACCCTGGACCATCTGTTCCCCTCCGTCCGGGCCGTACGCCAATCCCGGTGGCTCTCCGGGGTTCCCAATCCCATCGCGGTTCAGCGGCACCCATCCTTCGCTGTCCACGGCCATCTTTACCGCCTTAGCCCCTCGGAGGGCGCCACCGGGACCGCGGAGTTGGCCGTCATCTGGGCCCAGAACGCCGCCATGTTGGCACACCGCCGCTGGCACCGAGGCTCAGAGCGGGAAGGACGGAGTGTGCCGCGGGGGTCTCTCAGGCTGGAGCTCTGA